cgtgatgcctccagctttgttcttttgacttaggattgtcttggcaatgcgggctcttttttggttccatatgaactttaaagcagtttttttccaattctgtgaagaaagtcattggtagcttaatggggatggcattgaatctatagattaccttgggcagtatggcctaTTCACAATATTGTTtcatcctatccatgagcatggaatgttcttccatttgtttgtgtcctcttttatttcactgagcagtggtttgtagttctccttgaagaggtcctttacatcctttgtgagttggattcctaggtattttattctctttgaagcaattgtgaatggaagttcattcatgatttggctctctgtttgttactggtatataagaatgctagtgatttttgcatattgattttgtatcctgagactttgctgaagttgcttatcagcttaaggagattctgggctgagatgatggggttttctaaatatacaatcatgtcatctgcaaacagggtcaatttgacttcttcttttcctaactgaatacccttgatttctttctcttgcctgattgccctagctagaacttccaacagtatgttgaataggagtggtgagagagggcatccctgtcttgtgccaggtttcaaagggaatgcttccagcttttgcccattcagtatgatattcgctgtgagtttttcataaatagctcttattattttgacatacgttccatcaataccgaatttattgagagtttttagcatgaagggctgttgaattttgtcaaagtccttttctgcatctattgagataatcatgtggtttttgtttttggttctgtttatatgctggattacgtttattgatttgcatatgttgaaccagccttgcatcccagggatgaagcccacttgatcatggtggataagtgttttgatgtgctgctgcattttggtttgccagtattttattgaggatttttgcactgatgttcatcagggatattggtctgaaattctctttttttgttgtgtctctgccaggctttggtatcaggatgatgttggcctcataaaatgagttagggaggattccctctttttctattgattggaatagtttcagaaggaatggtaccagctcctccttgtacctctggtagaattcggctgtgaatccatctggtactggactctttttggttggtaggctattatgcagagatacacataggctcaaaataaagggatggaggaagatctactaagcaaatggagaaccaaaaaaaaaaaaaaaaaaaaaccaagggttgcaatcctagtctctgataaaacagactttaaaccatcaaagatcaaaagagacaaagaaggccgttacataatggtaaagggatcaattcaacaggaagagctaactatcctaaatatatatgtgcccaatacaggaggacccagattcataaagcaagtccttagagacttacaaagagactaagactcccatacagtaataatgggagacttcaacaccccactgtcaacattagacagatcaacaagacaaagttaacaaggatatccaggaattgaactcaactctgcaccaagcggacctaatagacatctacagaactctcccccccaagtcaacagaatatacattctcctcagcaccacatcgcacttattccaaaattgaccacatagttggaagtaaagcactcctcagcaaatgtaaaagaacagaaattataacaaactgtctctcagaccacagtgcaatcaaactagaactcaggactaagaaaatcaatcaaaatcgctcaactacatggaaactgaacaacctgctcctgaatgaatactgggtacataacgaaatgaaggcagaaataaagatgttctttgaaaccaatgagaacaaagatacaacataccagaatctctgggacacatttaaagcagtgtgtagagggaaatttatagcactaaatgcccacaagagaaagcaggaaagatctaaaattgataccctaacatcacaattaaaagaactagagaagcaagagcaaacgcattcaaaagctagcagaaggcaagaaataactaagatcagagcagaactgaaggagatagagacacaaaaaaccctccaaaaaatcaatgcatccaggagctggttttttgaaaagatcaacaaaattgatagaccgctagcaagacttataaagaagaaaagagagaagaatcaaatagatgcaataaaaaatgataaaggggatatcacccaccgaccccacagaaatacaaactaccatcagagaatactataaacacctctacgcaattaaactagaaaacctagaagaaatggataatttcctggacacttacactctcccaagactaaaccaggaagaagttgaatccctgaatagaccaatagcaggctctgaaatcctCTGGAGGTTCTAAAGGAGActctattttcttatattttccatCATCTGGAGTTTGCATTCGTGGCCTTTCTTGCTTGGCTCATGGCCTTTCCCTTCATTTTCTAAGTGTAGTGTAGAATCTTGCTTCAGTTTTTCACATTGCTTTCTTCTTCCGTAGTAAAatctctctgtttcccttttataaGAATACTTGTTATTACATTTAGGGTCTTCCTGGATAATCCTGGTAATCTTcctatctcaagatccttaatgaCATTTGCAAAGtccccttttgccatataaggtaaaaTTCACAGGTTCCAGGCACTAAGACCTGGATATCTTTGAAGGCAATTATTAAACCTACCACAGATCTCCACTTTTTACTTCCATTTTTGCATGGTTTTGTCTGGTAGTGTGtgagacatccttgtcttgttctggttctcaaggggaatgcttccagcttctgcccatttagtataatgttggctgtggatttgtcatagacggctattgttattttgaggtacattccttcacTATGCagtttatggagagtttttaacatgaagcgatgttgaattttatccatagccttttctgcatctattgagatgatcatgttgcttttgtctttagttctgtttatgtggtgaatcacatttattaatttgtgtatattgagCCAAACTTGCATCCTGGAGATGgatcctacttgatcatggtggatacatTTTTTGACATGCTACTGTACTCGGTTTGCcactattttgttgaggatttttgcatccatgttaattaaggatattggcctgaagtttcctttttgtgtgtgtgtctctgccaggtgtTGGTATCACTCAGTGATTTTATAGTGttaatatatgtctatatttattttactgatggGAATGATACTTTTATTCTGCAATAAGAAACAAAAGGTCTCTAGTGAATGGTATGTTCAGTAATGGTTACTTTTCTAAGAAAATGGATGACAaacatttaacttaaaatatgtttaatcaaCATATATTACGCATCAAGAGAACTGTCATTATATCTTCTTCCAAAGGTAGTAACTACTTGAGGAACAATGTGTCAATTTATTACACGCAAATGCAAAAGTTGTGTTGACTTCTCATTTTGTGAACAGATTTTTAATTTAgataaaatgacatttctttGAATTTAATGATACTAATTTTGAATTCCACATTTTTGTGtacatgttttaaaagaagagaaatagttGTTAATACTTTGGCTCCATTACCAAAATAACTTAGCAAATAGTTACCAAAGATAGCTTAAAATCACTATAATTAGATgattaaaacagaaaagcagtTCTTTTCAACTGATTTGatattattttcatcaaattcttgaataattataataattttatgaacGTTTATACTGAGGAAATGGAAACACCTAGCCTCTATAATTCAGGAAAAAATTCAACATTGAGGACAGTATTGTTGGTTATGTGGTGATAATGACAAACACACATATTGATAGAGCAAAATATTGTAGGAAGATCGAGGTTTTACTAAATGAAGAAAGATGTGTAGCAGAAATATAATCAGAATTGTTTGTGTAACATACATAATTCATAATCAGATAATCATGATAAGGTATTTtgcaaaccaaaataaaaatagttgttgCCCagatttacacacacaaaaaaacacacgacatacacatatatatgtacacacatatacatctacacatatatgtgtgtataaataaacatatgtgtatatatacatatacatgtcaCTACACTGTAGAAGTTAAAATATTGGTAACTTTTAGTTTTTGTGGGTGGTAGCTTcacaaatgtgaaagaaaaagaaagaaaaaaagacaaaggatgggcagggaaggacataacaggacaggaaagaaaagggaaggaagagggacaAGCAGGGATCAATAATAAGGGTGTCTTGTAAACCAAGGACTATGATGAATTTGTGCAtctgaaattcatatttaaaaggttttaatgctttcttttctACCTGTCTGACATTCTCTCTCTATGAAAACTGATCAAATGGTGGAAGGTAAGTTTCAAGTGTGCAGAGAGGCCATGGGAGATGGCAAGAAGGAAGTCGGTGAAATAAATTTGGGGTACACGGGCTTTGAGGTCCCTCAGGGACTCTCGGGCGGTGATGTCCAATAGAGAGTTGGCAAAGTTGATATGAGACACGGAGAAGGGAATAGCCTGGAGATGTAGATCTGGGAGTCATCGGTGCTTTCTGGAAATGAATGAGATCACACAGGGAGAGACAACTTGAGGACTGAGGAGAGAGGAGGCCCAGGACAGAACCCCAGGAACACCGCCACTCAAGGTGGCAGCTCAGCTTCCTGGCAGGCATCACTACCCcgggctctggagtcaggcaaAGCCAGTATTGAAAGTGGGCTGTGGAGTTCTGGGGCTGAGCGCTCTTGGCAAAGTCGGGTACCCTCTTTGATCAGCTGTCACACCTGGCGATAATGGGCATCAGAGAGAGATGCCCTGTGAGGATGCTGTGAGCTGCGTCAGGTAAAGCACCTGGGGTCAGAAAGccacccctcctcctcttctccgcGACCCCACTTTGCTACACAAACGCACCGAGACTCCGACAGTCCCCAGCCTCTGGTCCCTCAGGGATGGAAGATGAGGTATGTCAGGCAAGAGGGGGGGCCGAGCTCCAAGGTGAGGTGTGTCGGGCAACAGCTGGGCCGAGCTCCAGTGACGCGGCGCTCACGTGACCCGTCGGACGCCTACGTGGGCACCAGCCCCCACGCCAGCCCGCCAGCCAGCCCAGCGGTCGGGTCCCGGAGCCCGCGCAGAATAAGCCGTCTGAGCTGCCCAGACTGCTGGGGAGCAGCGAGCCGGCTTCCGCGAGCCGGAGGAAGCACAGGCGTGTCCTGGGTACCCGCAGGTCAGTGTGAAAGCGGGCGCTGCCGGCGGCCCCTGGGACAGGGGTGGAGGGGGCTGGCAGTAGGATTGGGGAGGGAGCGGAGAAGGAATCCTGTAGATTGGTGAGGAAGGGGATGCCTGCGGAGCGGACcggggtggggacaggggagggagaACTCCCGAAGCGAGCCTGGCTCGCCTTCACTACGCCCCCGTGCACTGAGTCATCCATCCATTTTTAGTGCTAGAAATGAGGGGTGGGGGTAGCGACTCCGCAGTGCGACAGTGAAACGTAGACATATTCTAGAAATAATCCCTTCTCACAATCTACGCCCATAGAAACACTTGATCTCCGCAAAAATGGGGTGGCGCTGGGGCAGGTTGTCTCAGGGAagggggacacagagacaaacgcAGTTTGGAAAGCATCCTGGTTTGGTGCCCGAGGCCTGGAAAGAAATGGCGGCTGGGGTGCGGGGGATGTAGGGGAGAAAAACGTTGGGTGAACAGGGCCTGGACTCAGGAAAGGGAACCGAGTCCCTGTGTGTCCGCTGAGCGCGCAGTCCCTGCCCCTGTCTCCTATCTGTCCGCAGGTCTGCGCGTCTGTTGTTCCCAGCGCTCTAAGAGGCCTGAAAAGGAGGAGCAACCTGTCCAGAATCCCCCGCAGGTCCGTGAAAGCAGGGGGCTGCATGGACAGGGGCCCACAAGGGTTGAGAGTGTGAAGGACCCAGCTAGGGCCGAATTGGGGCCCCTGCCCTTCCGCCCACCCACATGAACACACACCTTACCAGGCTGAACCAGTGCAGAGAAGGTGGCAGGGCCTGTCAGGGAACAGCTGGCTCACGTGTGTGGGAGGAGTGGCAGGCTATGTGGTGGGCAGAAGGCCCTCTTGGAGGTCCGGTCAGCTTAGGGGAACCCTCACCAGGGGTGAGATGCAAGTAGTATCCAGACCTGCATTCCACGCCAGGCCCTCAGTCTCCCATGTCTCCTCTTTGTCTCCCCTTCCCTCAACCCGCATCCcccaggaaaggaaaaggaggggaaaTCTCGACATGGAAAAATTCTTCAATGAAAATGAAGGAATGCTTTGGAACCAAGGAAAGATAGAAAATGAAGAACAGCCACCGGACCAGGGAAAGCCAGAAGTAGCTTGTACTCTGGAAGACAAGACGTTAGAAAacgagagaaagacagaaaacaaggGCAAGACAGGAGATGAGGAACCgttaaaggataaagaaaagccAGAGAGTGCAGGAAAggcaaaaggagaaggaaagtcagagaggaagggaaagtcACAGATGGAGGGAGGatcagagagagagggaaagccagagagagggggaagggCAGAGGGGGAACTAGAGCCAGACAGTGAAAGAGAGCCAGAGAGTGAGGGAGAGCCAGAAAGTGAAAGGAGGTCTGAAGGAAAGCGCCCAGCTGAGGATGATATACCCAGGAAAGCCAAACGAAAAACAAACAAGGGGCTGGCTCAGTACCTCAAGCAATATAAGGAAGCCATACATGATATGAATTTCAGCAATGAGGACATGATAAGAGAATTTGACAACATGGCTAGGGTGGaggataaaaggagaaaaagcaaacagaaattgGGGGCGTTTTTGTGGATGCAAAGAAATTTACAGGACCCCTTCTATCCTAGGGGTCCAAGGGAATTCAGGGGTGGCTGCAGGGCCCCACGAAGGGACACTGAAGACATTCCTTACGTGTAGTGTCCCTGGCAGGCATTTATCAGGCCATATGTTTAACCTTATGGTAATACTTTGCTTTAGTTGTTCCTCCTGCTACCAGTAGCCTTTTGACCCACCTGCCAGTTCTTGCTTGCTCTATGTTTCAGTAGCAGATTTTCACACCTGTACATTTCAGAGACGTCATGAttcatggaaaaataaagcagctTGTAATATCATCTGCAGAATCTGTCTGTTTTTGTTAAATACATGAAAGGTTAACAGTGGTTTTCTGAGTTGTGAGCTAGCAggtgatttcatttctttgttttctttctttctactaatCTTTCTTTTCCCAGAGAACACAAATTACTTttctcacaaaaataataaaatatttttaaaaatcagaacacagtatgtaaaaaacaaagagaataactGTCCAGTGAACTTATGAAGTTCAGTAGAGACACTTAAAGTTCTTGTTGTCAGAACTTAAAACGATAGGTAAAATTCACATTACCTACCTGTGGGACTCATCTGGAGAAGTCAACCTGGGGTTATTATAGATCCATTGCTCTAATGGACAGTCTTGTTGTTTGTCAAATGGAGATAATACTTTGCTTTTCAGAACTGCTGAGTGGGTTGGATGAGGTAGAGAATATATGTGTTGGGTTGGCATCTACCTTCTCCCCTGCTCTAGCAGAAAAAATACCCCCTCAGACACTTGGAAGAGAACTAGGGTAAATCTTACCTGTATCCAGGAATAAGTCTAGGAAACTGAAAGGTGGGTGCCATTCTCTCTTAGACAATGTCATGTCCACTGGGCACTGTGCTCCTTCTTATAAATCTTGCACCCTCCTAAAGCTCCCATTGATGCTGATGGGCTGAAGTTCTCAAGATAACAAGGTCCGGTTGATTTCCCTGGAGTCCCCAGTGAGCCAAGCCTACTGACCCCATTCCACGACACCTATGAAAATGTGGATAAAGTCCCTTTCCTCACTTTAGAGTTATACTCGCCCAATAGGGTAACACCTCAGTGATACTTCAGTCCCTGGgggatttcagatttttagtaAAACAATTGTTTCTATGCTTGTTGGTTTGGAAGTGTTTGCATACAGCCATCTTTCCACCAGATTCAGGGATAGAAGGCTGAGGTAAAATTTGAGTGACACACACTCATCTGTTCTCATCTGTCAGTGACTTGTATGCTTGACTCATCTTTCCTTAGAGGAATTTCTCTTCTAGGAAAGTTCTTCCAGGTCTCACCTTACCAGTTTAACACCCCTACCCACATTTGTAATTTTTAGAGCAATGCTACTCAAATAGTGGTTCATGGACTAGCTGCATCAGCATCAACTGAAAGAtagaaatgtagaatctcagatcctcaccccagacctactgaatgagAATCTTTTCTGGTTTTAATAAGATCTGCAGGTGATTCCTGTACAacttaaagtttgagaagcaagGTTAATGAGGAAACTCTCAGTCTTCCCAATTCCACCTTCTCATGATACATGTGCCTAGAAGGATAAACACATGTGCTTCATAGGATGCAcatcacatacttttaaatggaCCTGTGTTTGTCAAACTGAAGTTTCACCTTCCTACATTTGCAGAGTTTAAAACAAATTCAGCAGGTCAAGAcctgcaatatttttaaatgaaataggaTATAATAGATTCAACCAGAACCAGATAGTAAACATCACATTATATGGCAGGTAGGCAGGATTAATATTATTATCTGAAATTTGTATTTCAGTTATGTATATTTGAACAATATGTTTCTGACTGTGGGGTGAGGTTTTCTAAAATTGAGGAACATTGGACTCTGCTTGTCAAAGCACAACCTGTTCTTTATCCTGGTATCCctaatgcctagcacagtgcctgacaagTAATAGGTTCTTgataaatttgtaaataataatacCTGAGTCAAGAATTCTTGTCCAAGATCATTCCCTGTCTACATAAATAACTGTGGACTCTATATCTCTAGCAGCATTTACTTGCAATTCTAAAAGGAACACCCTGGAGAAGGGTTTGTACCACGAATTTAACCTTATCTCatttattaatgcatttttaaagtatcCTAGTTTGTCACATGTCAGAATCACCTTAAGACTTCACCAAAAATGTGAATTTATAATCCCCACGTCAGATCCACTAGGTGGAGCTCTATAATTTCCATCTTAAGCAGGCTGCCTGGGTGATTCTGATTCATAATAAAGGCTAATCACCACtgatttatatattcattatgaTCTCGATCATATTAACTGTAAACCATAAGTTaagcagaaagaaagattttACAGTGTCTCTTTTTTGGTGGGGAAGGTGAAGGCTTTTCTAAGTTCTAAAACAAAGGTTAAGAGTAAAAATCCATAAACTCAAGgtttaatatatttattgcatAGAACCTGAAAGTATCTTTAGAGCAAACCACACCTATAAACAAAGGCAAAGTCAAAGCATATCATAGTATAGTGTATTTCCTCCTCCAGATGCCATGATAACTGTGGCAGCTGAACAGTTCCACTGCTAAAGAAGTCTCTTGGGACCCCAAATGGTGATGATTGCAAATCTACAGTTcgttggaggaaaaaaaaaaaaatggatgcaaCATAGCAGCAGCATTAAGGGGAAACATCATAGTCAAAAGCTGTCTAATAGTAAGGGATCTGGAGTGGCCAGGTATGAGCTTTGATTATCTTCCCTCTTTATAATAGCCCTGGCAGGATGCACTTCTCTTTTCAGATCATGAACCATTAATGTATGCATAAAATACTTTGAAACCAGAGAACGCAAAATAGAGTCTCAGTCCAGGTTTCTGGTGCATTACTGGTTGTGTAAGCATATTCTTGCTATGTAGCCAGTCTCAACAGCAGAGCCTTTGGCAATGTGGTTCACTGAGACTAGATTTAAATGATCAATCTCACTGTCATCAATAAAACTAACAGGCTGGTAAAAATCATCCCAAATTCCTCAGACCCATGATTATCAAACAGCACTCTTAATCAATATGTTTTATGCCTTTACCATGGGTCAATGCCACGCAGGcacatttcttattttgataGAAAGCTCAGGCAAATCTCAGCCCTGCTGGAGTTCACCCTCACAAAATAATATGCTTTTTATCCTCCTCCTTACCATATGCATAAAGCTGCAGGCACAATTCCTAATAAGTGCTATTAACATGACCCTCACTCATTTGTGGATATCTCCTCATCTTCCCATCCCAATTCACTCTCCATTCTTCTTTaccctgctctgtctcccaagggACTCTGACCTATATGGACCACATCAAAGGGCTCCCTCATCCTCTGGGAGCCAGCAGTGGTGAGTGCAGTCAGGAAATTTGTTTCCCAACTTGTTCCCTGCAGTGTTGTCAGATGCTGGTGGAGTCCCTTCTCCCAAGATTCCTAGGCTCTGCACCTCCAACTTTTAATTACCCCTCTTTCCCTCTGTGCCTCAGGCCTACTTCTGGTAATCTCACCTTTAGTAGCCATGGTGTATTGCACTACTCACTTTTGTTCTCTAATACCCTTCCCATACCTTTGTCTATTCTCCTTTATTAAGAACTGCCCTCAAATTTTCCACTGCAAATATACCCCCTGTTTCCTGCAATGTACTTTTCAGGTACAGTAACAGATACAGAAAGTCACCCCAGGAATTGGGTTCCTTGtaaatttgagggaaaaaaataacttacTGACAATAGGGTTGAGAACAGTAGGGAGAAGGCGATAGGAGAGGTTCACAAGTACGTGGTATGTAGTAGTATGATGATAACTCATACACCACTGGTGGCATGAAATGAAGTGCAAGTGAAATCCAAATCTTTGAGAAATCAAATGGTTATGCTACTTAagtactaaaacaaaaataattaccaaaatgttTCTGGAGTCATCTGTGTTCATCTGACAACCCTAGAGAGTATGCATGGAAAAAAGAGGACATTGGAAGTTACAAAAATACAACAGAGAACATATATACAGCACCAGAAAGCCTCTAAGGCAGGGTTGAAGGAATCCCTCATCTTAGGGTAGATATAGCTGTGAACCAAGGCTAGGTCTTCGTGGTGTTGCAGTTCTGCTGCCAATTAAATGCTCCAAATGCAGTCGCTTTTACAATAAAGTAAGGACACTAGTAGAGAAGGAATAGAACTGTGATATATGGGATAGCGGCATTTGTGAAGACATACTCCGAGGCATTAAGAAATGCATTTGTGAGAGGGTCAAGAGCATCTTTGAAGATTTCTGTGGGCCTGTGCTTTGTAGGCTGGAGACGATGGTGGAGAATGCTGCAAGAGAATTGTCCTACCTCATCTTAATGTGAATTATGGAATCCCAGAGCAGTGGAAGTCAGGTGACAGGGCTTAATTATCTAAGACAAGGTGAGTGGACCTACCACAATAACCACAGGATTTGAATGGTAATTAGTGAATTTTTGGTCCACAGGGATTTGTGGTGATAGCTAATCAGagcattctttaaaatgaaataattgggCCACCTACTGGATACTGCTTGACATattcaggcagaaaaaaaatctctaggtCTGCAAGAAAGTCTAACTCAAGATGCTGTAGTATGTTTTCTAAACTTCTTACTCAACTGAGGGGAAGAAAGGGTACCTCTAAGGAATGATCTTGCAGCCACTGGTGTATACTGTGAATCTTACATCAAACCTTTCCCAGTGGGACCTACAGACACTTTTCAGAGTGACTGTGCACTCTGTGCACTACTCACAAAAGTGAGTAGTGCAATACACCATGGCTACTAAAGGTGAGATTACCAGAAGTAGGCCTGAGGCacagagggaaaataaaataccaaaatctTCTGGGAGTTATTAGCTAAAGGCTCAGAACTGAGGCTAATTTCTGGAGACCTCAAACTGTATCATAACAAATAATCAGATTGGGGAGCTTGTGAGATGCTGTGTAGAGGAAATAAGCCAATAACTGCTCTATATTTGGAAAGTAACTCCTGGGTGCTGGCTGGTACCCAACATCTGACTATGTTATTCCAAGTAACTATGCACCTAGAAATATTATCATGAACTAGCCACTGTTTAGTTCATCAAACTACATAACTAGATATGCACAGCAGAATTCTATTTTAAGATGAGAATTATACGTAACTGACTGAATTTAAACATGACTAAAAGGCACAAGAAAACTACATAAGCAAGAAGTTCAGACTCGCAAGGTACTGTCTCCTACTGCTTGGCCACCTCCCTATCAACCTACATTTGTGGCCTAATGGAACATTCCCTGTAACTAGAGAATAGAAAAGAATGggtctgttttatagatgaatgTGCATGGCATGCTGGAACCCACTGGAAGAGAAAGGCTGCTGTACTACAATCTCACTCAGGAAAGACAGCAGCAGCGGGAAATCTTACTAATGGGCAGAAATTTCAATGATATAACTTGTTCACTTGGCATGGAAAGAGAGACAGCCTGATTCATGAGCAATAGCATGTGAGTTGGCTGGCTTTTCAGGGACTTGAAAAGAACAAACTTGGAAAATTAGTGATGAGGAGGTTTAGGGGAGAGGTATGTGCGCGAACTGTTCACAAGGTAGACAGAGTgccaaaatatttgtttctcaaTTAAATAATTACCAGAGGGCATCTACTATGGAAGAAGTTCTTAATAATTaggagaacaagaaaaataacatttttagcaACGGTAGATCACCTTGTTTCAGAGCAAACCCTCCCATGAAGATCTACTAGGAAAGCTGAACAGTTTCAAACAATCTGTTTGAaaacgttatgcacatgtaccctacaacttacagtataataataataaataaataaatttatttatttaaaaaaaaaaaaaaaagaaaacattggggagcTAACAAAGTATTGAAGACTTGTGTGaccaaaattttaaagacaaaataattccACATATATGAAACCTAGACTTGgtgtaacttttttctttgagacatttGTTGATAGGAAAGTTAAGGATATTAGGCTGAGAAGCAGTGAAGTTTTCAGCAGTTTTAAAAGGCTGGGACACAGAAATTGAAGTTCAGGTTCCAAGGGAGGAAGGTTCCTGGTATACATCCTTGAATTTCCATTGGTACCACGTAACGTTATACTCTAGAAATAAAGATGAAtggaaaataaacttattttcacaATATCTAAAGCCTAGCTTTAAATAAGGTCAGTCCCAACTTGAATTAAGATGATCCATTTCTGTCTTAACTGGGGACCTCAGACCTACAGTATGCTGActtaaaaatgacagaatttgtaaatttggaaaggagattttattttttataaagagttACAGTCTTCAAGGTGGCCATTCTGACAGTCTGGGAAGCATAGCCTCTGGCAGAACCTGGAAACAGGCACTTTGAGGGAGGAAGGGGTAAGACAGGAATTTACGCTGGATAGGTTGGCTAAgca
The sequence above is drawn from the Theropithecus gelada isolate Dixy chromosome X, Tgel_1.0, whole genome shotgun sequence genome and encodes:
- the TCEAL2 gene encoding transcription elongation factor A protein-like 2 isoform X2, encoding MEKFFNENEGMLWNQGKIENEEQPPDQGKPEVACTLEDKTLENERKTENKGKTGDEEPLKDKEKPESAGKAKGEGKSERKGKSQMEGGSEREGKPERGGRPESEGEPESERRSEGKRPAEDDIPRKAKRKTNKGLAQYLKQYKEAIHDMNFSNEDMIREFDNMARVEDKRRKSKQKLGAFLWMQRNLQDPFYPRGPREFRGGCRAPRRDTEDIPYV
- the TCEAL2 gene encoding transcription elongation factor A protein-like 2 isoform X1, which translates into the protein MEKFFNENEGMLWNQGKIENEEQPPDQGKPEVACTLEDKTLENERKTENKGKTGDEEPLKDKEKPESAGKAKGEGKSERKGKSQMEGGSEREGKPERGGRAEGELEPDSEREPESEGEPESERRSEGKRPAEDDIPRKAKRKTNKGLAQYLKQYKEAIHDMNFSNEDMIREFDNMARVEDKRRKSKQKLGAFLWMQRNLQDPFYPRGPREFRGGCRAPRRDTEDIPYV